From Myxococcota bacterium:
TGGCGGCACGACTCACCCTCGGACGTGTACCAAGGCTTCGCGTCCGCCGACGCGCGCAACGACCGGCTGGCCGGGGGAGTCACGCTGACCCTGGCCAGCGCCGACTTCCTCGGGAACGGGCCGTCGCCGGTGGAGCTGCTCGACCAGAGCTACCGCGCCGTGTTCACCACACCCGACGAGACGGACCAGTGGCTGGTGGGACTGGCCGCGCACGGCGGCTACGCCTGGAATGACTCGACCGCGCTCGAAGGCAACGCGTATTGGCGCCGCAGCCAGCTCGACACGACCAACGGCGACAGCGCCGACTTCGCGCCCTGCACCGGCATCGCCGGCCCGTCGAGCTCGACCTGCGCGAACGCGGGCGAGCCCGACGAGCAGGTCGTGGTGGACGAGCGCGGCGACCCGGTCGCGGTCAGCGCCGGCGTCGACGGCCTGCGCAACCGGACGAACACCCGCAGCCAGGCGTTCGGCGCCACGGGCCAGCTCTCCGACCACCGCGACCTGTGGGGCCTGGAGAACCGCTTCGCGGCGGGCGCATCGCTCGACCTCGGCACCACGCGCTTCTCGACGCGCGCCGAAGCCGGGACGCTCGACCCGTCGCGCGAGGTCGACTCACTGGGCTTCTCGCTGGGCAACGAGGACCTGAACACCGACCTGCGCACACAGAACCGCTATCTCGGTGCCTACTTCACCGAGGTGCTCGCGCTCTCACCCGAGCTCTCGGCCACGCTCTCGGGCCGGCTCGACTCGGCCCACGTGGAGCTCCACGACCTGCGCGGCGACGAGCTCGACGGCACGCACGACTTCCTGCGCTTCAACCCGGCCGCCGGACTCACCTGGCGCTTCGCAGCGGCACAGACCGCGTACCTCTCGTACGCGGAGGCGAACCGCGCGCCCACGCCCGCCGAGCTGGCGTGCGCCGACCCGGAGCGGGCCTGCCGCATCCCGAACGCCTTCACGGCGGACCCCGACCTACACCAGGTGGTGTCGCGCACGATCGAGCTCGGCGCGCGCGGCGACCTCCTGCCGGAGTGGGCCGAGAGTCACGACCTGGCCGTGCGCTGGTCGGCCGCGGCGTACTCGGCCTGGAACTCCGACGACATCCTGTTCGTCGCCTCGGGCCCGGTGCCGGGCTCGGGATACTTCTCGAACGCCGGCACCACGCGTCGGCTGGGCTTCGAGGCCGAGCTCGTGGGCCACGCCGCGCGCGCTTCCGCGTATCTCCGCTACGGCTACGTGCAGGCGACCTTCCGCGATGCGCTCGCGATCGCGAGCCCGAACAACCCCGGCGCCGACGCCGACGGCGAGATCCACGTGAAGCCCGGCGACCGCATGCCCAACGTGCCCGAGCACACCGTGAAGCTCGGCCTCGACGGCTCGCTCAGCGACGACTGGAGCGCAGGGGTCTCCGCCGTCTACGCGTCGAGCCGCACCTACCAGGGCGACGAGGCGAACCTGCTCGGCGGCGTGCCGGGCTGGTTCGTGGTCGACGCGGAGAGCACTTACCAGCTCACCCCGCACGTCGCGCTGCGGCTGCGGATCGTGAACCTGTTCGACGCGCGCTACTACACCGCCGGCGCGCTCGGCGACCCGAGCGAAGTCTTTCCCGACTTCAGTGACCCCCGCTTCCGCACGCCAGGCCAGCCGCGCACCTTCGAGCTCGCGCTGTTCGCGCACTTCTAGCGCAGATGGCGCTCGAGCGGCGCGAAACGTCGTCGGGCGGGGCCATGATCGGAACACGAGCCGCCGGCTGCTTTCTAAAGTAATCTGCGGACATGAGCGAGCACCGGCACTTCCCCCGATCACGGCGTTCCTACCTCGTCGGCTCGCGGACCGACCTGCGCGTTCCGGTCCGCGACGTCGCGGACACGGGCGTGCGGCTCTACGACACGAGCGGCCCGCACGGTGACGCGGCGCAGCAGGTCGACCTGTTCGCGGGTCTGCCGCACCTGCGCGACGGCTGGATCCGCGAGCGGGACGACGTCGAGGAGTACGCGGGGCGGGCGGCGCGGCCCGAGGACGACGGCCGGCGCGGGGCCAAGACGCCGGAGTTTCCCGGCAAGCGCACGCGGCCGCTGCGCGCGCGCGCCGGGCGCGCGGTGACTCAGCTCGCCTACGCCCGCCAGGGCATCGTGACTCCCGAGATGGAGTTCGCCGCGCTGCGCGAGGGCGTCGAAGCCGAGCTGGTGCGCGCGGAGATCGCGCGCGGGCGGGCGATCCTGCCCAGCAACGTGAATCACCCCGAGAGCGAGCCGATGCTGATCGGCCGGAAGTTCCTGGTGAAGGTGAACGCGAACATCGGAAACTCCGCGGTCAGCTCGTCGATCGACGAGGAGGTCGAGAAGCTGCTGTGGGCCGTGCAGTGGGGCTCGGACACGGTCATGGACCTGTCGACGGGCGCCAACATCCACACCACGCGCGAATGGATCCTGCGCAACTCCCCGGTGCCGATCGGCACGGTGCCGATCTACCAGGCGCTGGAGAAGGTGGGCGGCAAGGCGGAGGATCTCACGCCGGAGCTGTTTCTCGACACCCTGGTCGAGCAGGCCGAGCAAGGCGTGGACTACTTCACGATCCACGCGGGTGTCTTGCTGCGCTACGTGCCGCTGACCGCGGACCGGGTGACCGGCATCGTGTCTCGCGGCGGTTCGATCATGGCCAAGTGGTGTCTCGCGCACCACCGCGAGAACTTCCTGTACACGCACTTCCGCGAGATCTGCGAGATCATGCGCGCCTACGACGTCGCCTTCTCGCTGGGAGACGGCCTGCGCCCGGGCTCGATCGCCGACGCCAACGACGCGGCGCAGTTCGCCGAGCTCGAGACACTCGGCGAGCTCACCCAGATCGCCTGGGAGCGCGACGTGCAGGTCATGATCGAAGGGCCGGGTCACGTGCCGCTGCACAAGATCAAGGAGAACGTCGACCGCCAGCTCGAGGTGTGTCACGAGGCGCCCTTCTACACCCTGGGGCCGCTCGTGACCGACATCGCACCCGGCTACGACCACATCACCTCGGGCATCGGCGCGGCGCTGATCGGCGCCTTCGGCACGGCCATGCTGTGCTACGTGACGCCCAAGGAGCACCTGGGCCTGCCCGACCGCGACGACGTGCGCACCGGCGTCATCACCTACAAGATCGCCGCACACGCGGCCGACCTGGCCAAGGGCCATCCCGGCGCGCAGCTGCGCGACGACGCGCTGTCGCGCGCGCGCTTCGAGTTCCGCTGGCAGGACCAGTTCGAGCTGTCACTCGACCCGGAGACCGCGCGCAAGTTCCACGACGCGACGCTGCCTGCCGAGGGCGCGAAGGTCGCCCACTTCTGCTCCATGTGCGGCCCGAAGTTCTGCAGCATGGAGATCACGCAGCAGCTCCGCGAGTACGCGCGCAGCCAGCGCGTCGACGCCGAGATCGCGCGCAAGGAGGGCCTCGACGCGAAGTCGCGCGAGTTTCGCTCGACCGGCGGCGAGCTCTACCGCTAGCCGGCGAGAGCCCGGTGGACTGAGGCCATCCACCACAGCCATACCGTCCGGCGTGGCGGATCTCCGCAGCGGCGAGGCCTGGGGGCCGCCCCCATCGGGCACCCCATTTGCTCAACGCGTCGCCGCTCATGCCGCCGGTGCTGATGCTCGCCTACAAGCTCCTCGTCACCGACCGCGCCAAGTTCGCGGCGCTCGTCATCGGGCTCACGTTCTCGGTCTTCCTCATGGTCCAGATGACGTCGATCTTCTCCGGCGTCCTGCAGCGCGCGTCGGCCACCGTGATCAACATGGGCGCCCCGATCTGGGTCATGGACCCGGCCGTCATGACCGTGGCCAACAGCATCCCGCTGCCCGACTATGTGCTGGACGCCGTGCGCAGCATGAACGGCGTGGAGTACGCCGTGCCGCTCTACTCCGGCGGCGCGCTGGCCCGGCTCTCGTCGGGAACCTACCAGGCCGTCAACGTGATCGGGCTCGACGACACGAGTCTTTTCGGACGGCCGAACCTCCTCGAGGGCAGGATCGAGGACCTGTACGGGGACGACGCGTACCTCGTCGTGCACGACTCGGAGTTCGCAAAGCTCGAGAGTCCGGCGATCGGCACGAGCTTCGAGATCAACGATCACCGCGCGGTCGTGGTGGGGATCGCCGAGGTGCCGATGAGCGCTCTCTTCGGCGTGCCCACGCTCTACACCACGTATCGCCGCGCCATCGAGGACATCCCGTCCGCACGCTTCACGCTCTCCTACGTGCTCGTGCAGCCGCGGAGCCCGGCTGACCTGGCGCGAATCCAGGATCAGGTCGCGAAGCTCGGATATCGCGCCGTCTCTGCCGACGGCTTCATGACTCAGATCACTTCGTTCTACGTGTGGCAGACGGGCGTCGGGATGAACCTCCTGATCATGACGGTCATCAGCTTCATCGTCGGGATCTCGATCTCGGGTCAGACCTTCTACACGTTCATCGTCGAGAACCTCGAGCGCTTCGGCGCGCTGAAGGCGATCGGATCCAGGTCGCGAGACCTGATCGCCGTGATCTTGTTCCAGGCACTCCTCACCGGACTCACAGGCTATGGGCTGGGCGTCGGGCTCAGCACGCTCGTCATCACCCTCGCGAAGCTGCGCCTGCCCGACTACGCGTCCGTGATCACGGTTCGCAACCTCGGCATGGCGTTCGTCATGGTCCTCGTCATCGCGGGAGTGTCCGGCTACATCGGCGTGCGCAAAGTGATCCGTGTCGAGCCCTTCGACATCTTCCGCGGCTAGCGTGGAGGCCACGGCGATCGAGGCGCGCTCCGTCACGAAGTGGTTCGGAGAGGGCGCGGCGAGGACGGTCGCGGTGCGCGACGTCAGCCTCAGCATCTCGTTCGGCGAAATGCTCTACATCGTCGGGCCGTCGGGCAGCGGCAAGACCACCCTGCTGAGCATCCTGTCCGGGATCCTGCGCCCGGACGCAGGCACGGTGTTCGTGAAGGGCCGGGACATCTGGCGCCTCGGCGACGACGAGCTCGCCGACTTCCGCCTGCACACCGTGGGGTTCGTGTTCCAGGACTACCACCTGTTCCCGCGGCTCACGACGGCCGAGAACGTCGCCGTCCCGCTGATCCTCAAGCGCCGGTCGTGGGCCGACTCACTGTTCGCCGCGCGGCAGTGTCTCGAGATCGTCGGGCTGTCGGGCCGTGCGGAGCTCGCACCTGTGAAGCTCAGCGGGGGCGAGCAGCAACGCGTCGCGATCGCGCGCGCGATCGTCGGCGAGCCCGACATCCTGATTCTCGACGAGCCGACGGCTTCGCTCGACGGCGAGACCGGCCGCCGCATCGTCGAGTTCGTGCGCACGAAGGTGCTGACCTCCACGCGCTGCATCGTGATCGTGACTCACGACGTGCGGATCACGGAGTTCGCCGACCGGACCATCTCCATGGAAGACGGCCGCATCGTCGGCGAGCGGCATGGAGGCTAGGATGCGCCCGCGTCTCGTCTTCGCGATTGCGGTCGCAGGGATCGTCGCCGGGCTGGTCGCGGCGGCGATCTTCGCGGTCCGCCCGAGGACGGCCGCGCCGGCCTTCGAGCCCGTCGCGAATCCGTATGAGCGGGGCATCTACGCCAGCGGGATCGTCGAGAGCGAGCAGGCCAGCGGCGAGAACGTCAACGTGTTCCCGGAGGTCGCGGGCACCGTGACCGAGGTGCTCGTGCGCGAGGGCCAGCAGGTCGGCCGCGGGGCCGCCCTCGTCCGCATCGAGGACTCGGTGCAGCGCGCCACGGCCGAGCAGCTCGAGGCACAGGCGTCTGCTGCGCACGCCCTGCTCGAGGCGCTCCGAGCCCAGCCGCGAGCCGAGACACTCCACGTCGCAGTCAGTCAGGTGGCGGCCGCGCAGGCGGCCTTGCGCACGTCGAGCGACCAGCTCGCGAAGCAGCAGGCGTCTTACGCCGATGACTCGCGCTCGGTGAGCCAGCTCGCGCTCGACGACGCGACCAACGCGGTTCGGGTCGCCGAGGCGAACCTCAAAGTCTTCCAGCGCCAGCTCGAGCTCGTGAAGGCGGGAGCCTGGATCTACGACATCCGCAACCAGGAAGCTCAGTACACGGCGCTCTCGAAGTCGGCGGCGTCGGCCCGCGCGCTGCTCGCCAAGTACGAGATTCGCGCGCCGACCGACGGCCTCGTGCTCGCGCTCGGCGTGTCGGTGGGCAGCTACGCGTCACCGCAGGGCACGCTCGACACCTACACGCAGGGAGCCCGGCCGATCGTGGTGATGGGCCAGGCGGGAGACCACCTGGCGGTGCGCGTCTTCGTCGACGAGATCCTGATCTCGAAGCTCGGCAGCATCGAGCAGCTCGACGCGACGATGTACGTTCGGGGCACCGACGTGCGGGTGCCGCTGCAGTTCGTCCGCGTGCAGCCCCTCGTGTCTCCCAAGGTGGAGCTCTCCAACGAGCGCACGGAACGCGTCGACCTGCGCGTGCTGCCCGTCATCTTCCGCTTCGCGCAGCCGGCGGGGCTCCGGCTCTTCCCCGGCCAGCTCGTGGACGTGTATGTCCGGGCGCGCTGAGACGCTTCGGCGCTGGCTCGCGGCGGCGCCGCTCGTCGCCGCGGTGGGCTGCGCGGTCGGCCCCGACTTCGAGCCGCCGGCCGCCCCGGCCGCGGCGACGTACACGCCGGAGCCCCAGCCGACCGAGACCGCGGTCGCCGGCGGCCGTGCGCAGCGCTTCGCGGCCGGGAACGCCCTGCCCGTGAAGTGGTGGGAGCTGTTCGAGTCGCCGCGGCTCGACGAGCGCGTCGAGCAGGCGCTCGCCGCAAACCCGACCCTCCAGTCCGCCCAGGCGACTTTGCGCCAGAGCGAGAACGAGCTGCGAGCGGGCTACTCCGTCTTCTTCCCGCGCGTCGACGTGGGAGCCTCGGCGGTGCGCGAGCGGACGTTCGTGCCAGCCCCCAGCGTGCCGCGCGAGACCCTGACGGTCTACTCGCTCGCCGCCAACGCTTCCTATGTCCTCGACGTGTTCGGGGGGGAGCGGCGCAAGGTGGAGAGCGAGCGGGCGCAGACGGACACCCGGCGCTACGAGACGGCCGCGACCTATGTGACTCTGGTCGCGACCGTCGCGAACACGACGATCGCCGAGGCCGCGTACCGCGAGCAGATCGACTTCACGCAGCGCCTGATCGATGCGGAGCGGGACCAGGTCGCGATCACCCAGAGCCGGGCGCGCTCGGGACTCATTCCGCGCGCCACCTTGCTCGCGCTCGAGACACAGCTCGCCAGCACCGAGTCACAGATCCCCCAGCTCGAGCAGCGCTGGTCAGAGGCGCGCGACCTCCTGGCCGTGCTGCTCGGGCGCGAGCCCGCGAGCTTCGAAGCTGCCCCGGTGCCGCTCGCCGAGCTCGTGATCCCGCAGGAGATCCCGGTGTCGCTGCCGTCCGATCTGGTCCGCCAGCGGCCCGACGTGCTCGCCGCCGAGGCGCGGCTCCACGGCGCCAGCGCCGACATCGGCGTCGCGACGGCGGCGATGTTCCCGCAGATCACCCTCTCGGGCAGCTACGGCACCGCCGGAACGGGTGCGCTGTTCAGCGGCCCGACGGCCGCCTGGTACGCGGCCGCGCAGCTGGTCTCCCCGGTCTTCCACGCCGGCGAGCTCTGGTTCCAGCGGCGCGCGGCGATCGAGGCCTACCAGGCGTCGCTCGCCAGCTATCGGGAGACCGTGCTCGGCGGGCTCGAGCAGGTCGCGGACTCCCTCCGCGCGCTCGAGCACGACGCCGCCCAGGTCGAGGCGCAGCGGCGCCAGGAGAGCGCCGCCCTCGACTCACTGCAGCTGGTCGGTGTGAACTACCGCGCGGGCCTCGCGGGCTACCTCGACGTGCTCGTCGCCAATTTTCAGGCGAACGAGGCGACCATCGCGCGAATCGAGGGGGAGGCGCGGCGGCTCCAGGACACCGTCACCCTGTTCGCGGCCCTGGGCGGTGGCTGGTGGGAGAACCCCGGAGCAGTCGCTCCGCCCTGAGTCATCGGTGCGGCTAGGCGGCCTTCAGCGAGGCGAACTTCGGCATCACCTGTTCGATGAAGAGCTGCTGCGAAGCCGCCCAGGCCGCGTCCTGCTGCGAGTGGTCGAACGTCAGGATGAGCAGCGCGCCGAAGCCGCCGCAGGTCTGGTACATGTCGCCGAGCTTCTGCGCGACGGTGCGCGGCGAGCCGACCAGCCAGCTGTGCTCGCACAGATACTCGGGCGTGACGTCCGAGTCGGGCACGTCGGGCGAGTGTTTGAACAGCTGCGTGAAGCCGAAGGCGCCGAACAGCGGCAGGAGATACTCGCGGTAGGCGCGCGCGAGCATGCCGCCCAGCGCGTGGCGGCGGGCCTCCGCATCGGTCTCGGCCACGAACACCTCGCGCACGATGCGCCAGCCGCTGCGCGCGGGCTTGCGGCCCGACTTCTCGGCGCCCTTCTCGACCGACGCCCAGTGCGACGCGAGATACGACGGGTTGATGTTCAGGCTCATGGGCATGAAGCCGTGCTCGCCCGCGAGCAGGAGCGTGTCCGAGTTCGGCGAGAGACCCGCCACGCCGATCGGCGGATGCGGCTTCTGGAACGGCTTCAAGTGAAACTTGAGGTTCCCGAACATGGTGTCGGGCCGGTTCACGTTCCAGTACTGGCCCTTGTACTCGAAGGGCTCGTTCGCGGCCCAGAGCCGCAGGATGATGTCGAGCGCCTCGCGCGTCATCTTGCGGTTGTCGCCGCTCATGCCGTCGACGTCGAACAGCCGCCAGTCACTCGGCAGGCCGCTCGACCCCACGCCGAACATGAAGCGGCCGCGCGCCATGTGATCGAGATACGCCACGCGGCAGGCGAGCTCCGCCGGGTGGTGGTACGGCAGCAGGTGCGCGCCGGGCGCGAGCTTCATGGTCTGCGTGCGCAGCAGCGCCTGCGCGATCAGCAGATCGGGCGCCGGGTTCGGCTCCCAGGGCGACGTGAAGTGCTCGCCGATCCAGGCCTCGGCGAAGCCGAGCCGATCGCACATGGCCAGGTGCTCGAGGTCCCACTGGTAGCCGTCGCGCAGCGACCGCTCCGGCGGGTGCGACGGCATCATGAAGATTCCTGCTTCCAAGACGACCTCCTCCCCGCCGCATCATGGCACGCTCGCAGGGGCGTCTGCCGTCAGCGCGCGGCGATGGCGAAGCGGCGGCGGTAAGCGCTCGGCGGAAAGAACGCGAGCCACTCGGTGAGCGCGGTGACCAGCACGAGCGACGACACGAGCCCGAGCAGCGACGGCGGAAGCTCGTAGTGGCCGAGAATCTGCGCGGCGAGGTGGAGCCCCGCGACGCCGGCGATCGCGCCCGTGCCCACGCCCCACAAGAGCATGCGATTCGCGACCAGCGGATCGCCGAGCCCGAGCTGCGCGCGGCGGCGCATCAGCGCCGCGTAGCGCGAGGGCTCGAAGCTCGACCAGCCGTACGCGACCAGCATGCCGACGTTCGGCGCCCAGTGACCCAGCCACACGCCCAGGCCGTCGCTCTCACCGCGCACGTGAAGCGGCCAGGAGCCCGCGACGCCGAGCAAGAGCCAGAGCGCGAGCCCCGCGAGCCCGGCGCGCGAGGCCCGGCTCTCGGGCCGGAACACGCGCTGCGAGAAGAGCGCGATCGTGAAGGCGCCGATCGAGATCGCAGTCACGCCGGCGAACGAGCCGAGCCCGGCGTACGGTCCGAGCACGCGCAGCGACTCGGCGGCGATCAAGAGCGAGTAACCCAGGGCCCCCGCGAGCAGGAAGTTCAGGCCGATCGCGAACTCGGGCAGGCGGCGCGTGCGCGAGGCGAGCATCAAGAGGCGCACGCCGAGGAACAGACTCACCGCCACGAACAGCGGGAACGCCACACTTCCGAGCAGCTCGCCCACGTACATCCTCCCCGCGGCTTGGGATCGGCCGCCGGGAGGACGGGCTTGATCGCACGCGCCGATCGGTCAGCGCAGGATCGCGGGGATCTCCTCGCGCGCGCGCTCCGCCGCCTTCTGCAGCTCGCCGAACGCCGAGCGCGCCTCCTGCACGCCGCGCAGCGCGTCGAGCGGGTCGCGCAGATCGTCCACATAGCCCAGCGCGTACGCGCCGCGCGCGTAGCCCATGAGCCGCAGCAGGTCGTCCGGGAGTCCGCGCGCGACGTCGTGTGGCACGGACAGGTACTGGTTCTCCTCCTGGCGCAGCCACGAGCGCGCGTAGGTCAGGTTGACGCCCATGCGCGTGGCCTTGGAGCGGTTGCCGCCGCCGCCGTGGTAGAGCGCGCCGGAGTAGAACACCACCGAGCCCTGCTCCATCTCGGCGGGCTCGGTGTCCGACTCCTTGTACTCCAGCCGGTCGGCGTGCAAGTGACTCCCGGGGATCACGCGCGTGGCGCCGTTCTCCTCGGTGAAGTCGGTCATGGCCCAGATCGTGTTGCACTGCACCTCGAAGCCCTTCGGCCAGGGGTAGAAGTCGAAGCCCCACTGGTCGCGGTGCACGGTCTGCGCCGGCTCGCCGGGACCGATCGCGATCACCTGGGTGAGGTGGAGCTGGAAGCCGCTGCCGTCGCTGAGCAGGCCCTTCACCGCGCCCAGCACGAGCGGGTTCATGACCAGCTCGCGGCAGGCGGCGGAGCGCGCGATCAGCCCGCCGGTGCGCTTGGTGCGGAAGCCCGCGAACGGATCGGTGCCGACGGCGGTCGCAGCGAGATACGGCGCGAGCTCCTGCTTCGCGCGCTCCATGAAGGCGCGCGGCACGAGGCGGTCGACCACCGCGACGCCGTCGCGCTGCAGCGCCTGAGTGACTTCTTCGGGGCTCGCGGTCGGGGGCAGGTGTTGGATCGTCATGGCTTCTCCTCGGCTCCGGGTTGGGGACGGCGCAGCAGGAGCTCGACCACGGGGGCGAGCCGGCGGCGCAGGTCGTCGGGATCGGCGTCGGGGCGGGTCAGGCCGTCGAGCTCGAAGCCGCGCACCACGGCGATCAGCGTGCGCGCGGAGTCGAACGGCTGCGGGGCGCCCAGTGACTCGAGCGCCTCCGCCAGGCCCGAGGCCAGCGCGCGCTCGTAGCCGTGAAACTCCGCGGCCAGCTCGGCGTCGCGCGCGGCGCGCAGCATGAGCTCGTGCTCGACCACGAGCGACCAGCGCCAGTCACGGGACAGATCGTGGCGCGCCACTTCGACCAGCATCTCGACCAGCTCGGCGGCATCGCGCGGCTGCGCGCCGCGGGTCAGCGCGGTCAGCTCGCCGAGCACGCGCACCACGTAGCGGCGGAAGGCCTCGCGCACCAGCTCGTCGCGCGAGGCGAAGTAGTAGGTCGTGGAGCCGAGCGGCACAGAAGCCTGCTCCGCCACGCTGCGGTGCGTGAGCTGCTCCGTGCCGCGCTCGGCGATCAGCGCCAGCGCCGCGTCGAGGATCAGCTCGCGGCGCGGCAATACAAGTGCGCGGGCGCGTGATCGGGCGGCCGGGGCTCGCTTCTGCATCGTGTACGTTTGTACACGAATCCTGGATCATCTGTCCAGTGGCTTCAGACGCTCTTCGCGTCGGGGCCCCAGACGTACTTGTGCAGCTGCAGGTTGAGCCGCACGTGCAGGCCGTCCTCGAGCAGCCAGCGCACGAGGTCGCGGGGGTCGAGCCCGGGGTGGACCGGGGAGAAATGGACGGGCACGCGGTCCTCGAGCTTGTGCTCGCGCACGAGCGCGAGCGCGAACTCGTAATCGGCGCGGTCGCACAGCACGAACTTCAGCTCGTCGCCCGGGCGCAGGCGGTCCAGGTTCGCGAGGTCGTTGTGCTGGGACATCTGGCTGCCCGGCGTCTTCACGTCGACGATCGCGTGTGCGCGCGGGTCGAGCAGCGAGATGTCGTGGTGTCCGCCGGTCTCGACCAGCACCTGATGGCCCGCGTCGAGCAGGCGCCGCACCAGCTCCGGGGTCGCCTTCTGCGCCAGTGGCTCGCCGCCAGTGACTTCGACGAGCGGCGTGCCGAACGCGGCCACGCGCGCCAGGATCTCGTCCAGGTCGAGTCTCTCGCCGCCGCCGAACGCGTGCGCTTCGTCGCAGTACACGCAGCGGATGTCGCAGCCGGCGGTGCGCACGAACACGCACGGCCAGCCCGCGAAGGTCGACTCACCTTGGATGGACTGGTAGATCTCCTTGATCCGCAGCTCAGCCATAGAGCATCGAGCGGTGCCGCACGATCCCGCCGATCAGCTCTTCCATGCGCTCGGGCCGGGAGTCGAGCTCCTGGACGCGCGCGCGGCCGACCCGGTCGCCGCCGACCTTGGGCCGCACGAACGCCAGCTCGCCGCCGACGGCGTCGATCAAGCTGGTCACGTTGAGCGGACGTTTCTCGTCGTTGCCCGCGAGCACCACCAGGTCGTCGCCCTCGCGGCTGGCGAGTGACAGGCGCGCGCCCGTGCGCAGGCGCAGCCGGCGGCCGACCTCGCCCGGGTCGAGGGGGCTCGGCACGCGCGCCACGGCGAGCTGATACTCGCCGAAGTGCACGATGCGCGGGTCGTGCTCCTCGACCCACTGGATCTCGGCGCCGTACACGTTCTGCGCCGAGGGCAGGTCGGTCGGCTTGCCCGCGAGCACGGACACGATCTCGGCGCGGTGCTCGCCGGGGTTCGCGGCCAGCTTCTGGATCAGCTGGACGACGCGATAGCCCCACTTCTCCATGTCGTTCTCGGACAGCCGGCGCGCCGACAGGTCGACCAGCTTGTCGGTGAAGCGGCTGCGCCGCTCGGTGACTTCGGTGACCACCGCGAGCGGGCTCGCCGCCTCGGAGATCAGGATCGAGTCACGGCCCAACGCGGCGCGCAGCCGCTCGACGTCCTCGATCGCCCAGTCGTGGTGATCGAACCACTGCAGCCGGCCGCGGAACAGCTCGGCGGTGTCGAGCACCTCCTTCGGGCGCGGCTGCGCGGTGAAGCCGACGACCAAGAGGTCGACGTTGTCGGCGATGTCGGTCGCGGGGCCCTTGAAGAAGTCCATCAGGGCTTCCTGGGGGATGACCCGGAACGACACGATCGTGCGCCGGTCGCGCGCCAGCACGAGCGCGGCCAGGATGGCCTCGGTGTCGTCGCGCACCACGATCGCCGCGCGAGCGCGCCGGGCGCGCGGCGGGGGTGACTCCACGGGCTGGGCGGGCGCGCGCTCGCGCTCCTCCTCGCCCTCGGCCAGCGTGGCCTCGACCTCGTGGTCGACGAGGTCCTCCTCGCGCGACTCGCCGGCCGGCCCTTCGTCGGCTTCGGCGTGGGCTTCGCCGGTCGCCGCGAGTGACTCGTCGGGACCGCCCGGCTCCCCGGAGGCCTCGCCGCCCGGCCCGCGCTCCTCGCCTTCGCGCCCGCCCCTGCGTCCGCGGCGGCGCCGGCCGCGGCGTCCGCGCCGCCGGCCGCCATCGAAGGGGCGCCCTTCGCGATCGCCCTCGCCGGCCGGTGCGTCGGCCAGCTCTTCCCGCGGCTCCTCGCCCGGCTCGCCCTCGCCTTCAGCCTCGCCCTCGGCTTCGGCCTCCTCCGGACGCTCCCACGCGCGGCCCTCGTCGGCCGGCTCGCGGTGCGAGAAGTCGGCGGAAGCGGCGGTCCGCTCCTCGCCCTCGGGCGCGAGCTCGTCGTCGGGAGTCTCGTCGGCCAGCGCTGCGGGCTCGTCGGTCCGCGGATCGCCGAAGCGGCCCTCCTCGGCGCCCTCCCGGCCGCGACCCCCGCGGCGGCGCCGGCGGCGGCGCCGGTTGCTGCGGCCGAAGCCCTCGGAGCTCCCGTCGTCGCCCGCTCGCGCCTCGCGCGGCTCGCGCTCGCGTTCGGCGCTGCGCGGCTCGCCGGCCCCCAGCGGACCCG
This genomic window contains:
- a CDS encoding biotin/lipoyl-binding protein → MRPRLVFAIAVAGIVAGLVAAAIFAVRPRTAAPAFEPVANPYERGIYASGIVESEQASGENVNVFPEVAGTVTEVLVREGQQVGRGAALVRIEDSVQRATAEQLEAQASAAHALLEALRAQPRAETLHVAVSQVAAAQAALRTSSDQLAKQQASYADDSRSVSQLALDDATNAVRVAEANLKVFQRQLELVKAGAWIYDIRNQEAQYTALSKSAASARALLAKYEIRAPTDGLVLALGVSVGSYASPQGTLDTYTQGARPIVVMGQAGDHLAVRVFVDEILISKLGSIEQLDATMYVRGTDVRVPLQFVRVQPLVSPKVELSNERTERVDLRVLPVIFRFAQPAGLRLFPGQLVDVYVRAR
- a CDS encoding efflux transporter outer membrane subunit, with amino-acid sequence MSGRAETLRRWLAAAPLVAAVGCAVGPDFEPPAAPAAATYTPEPQPTETAVAGGRAQRFAAGNALPVKWWELFESPRLDERVEQALAANPTLQSAQATLRQSENELRAGYSVFFPRVDVGASAVRERTFVPAPSVPRETLTVYSLAANASYVLDVFGGERRKVESERAQTDTRRYETAATYVTLVATVANTTIAEAAYREQIDFTQRLIDAERDQVAITQSRARSGLIPRATLLALETQLASTESQIPQLEQRWSEARDLLAVLLGREPASFEAAPVPLAELVIPQEIPVSLPSDLVRQRPDVLAAEARLHGASADIGVATAAMFPQITLSGSYGTAGTGALFSGPTAAWYAAAQLVSPVFHAGELWFQRRAAIEAYQASLASYRETVLGGLEQVADSLRALEHDAAQVEAQRRQESAALDSLQLVGVNYRAGLAGYLDVLVANFQANEATIARIEGEARRLQDTVTLFAALGGGWWENPGAVAPP
- a CDS encoding LLM class flavin-dependent oxidoreductase; this translates as MEAGIFMMPSHPPERSLRDGYQWDLEHLAMCDRLGFAEAWIGEHFTSPWEPNPAPDLLIAQALLRTQTMKLAPGAHLLPYHHPAELACRVAYLDHMARGRFMFGVGSSGLPSDWRLFDVDGMSGDNRKMTREALDIILRLWAANEPFEYKGQYWNVNRPDTMFGNLKFHLKPFQKPHPPIGVAGLSPNSDTLLLAGEHGFMPMSLNINPSYLASHWASVEKGAEKSGRKPARSGWRIVREVFVAETDAEARRHALGGMLARAYREYLLPLFGAFGFTQLFKHSPDVPDSDVTPEYLCEHSWLVGSPRTVAQKLGDMYQTCGGFGALLILTFDHSQQDAAWAASQQLFIEQVMPKFASLKAA
- a CDS encoding phytanoyl-CoA dioxygenase family protein yields the protein MTIQHLPPTASPEEVTQALQRDGVAVVDRLVPRAFMERAKQELAPYLAATAVGTDPFAGFRTKRTGGLIARSAACRELVMNPLVLGAVKGLLSDGSGFQLHLTQVIAIGPGEPAQTVHRDQWGFDFYPWPKGFEVQCNTIWAMTDFTEENGATRVIPGSHLHADRLEYKESDTEPAEMEQGSVVFYSGALYHGGGGNRSKATRMGVNLTYARSWLRQEENQYLSVPHDVARGLPDDLLRLMGYARGAYALGYVDDLRDPLDALRGVQEARSAFGELQKAAERAREEIPAILR
- a CDS encoding TetR family transcriptional regulator, giving the protein MPRRELILDAALALIAERGTEQLTHRSVAEQASVPLGSTTYYFASRDELVREAFRRYVVRVLGELTALTRGAQPRDAAELVEMLVEVARHDLSRDWRWSLVVEHELMLRAARDAELAAEFHGYERALASGLAEALESLGAPQPFDSARTLIAVVRGFELDGLTRPDADPDDLRRRLAPVVELLLRRPQPGAEEKP
- a CDS encoding 7-carboxy-7-deazaguanine synthase QueE, coding for MAELRIKEIYQSIQGESTFAGWPCVFVRTAGCDIRCVYCDEAHAFGGGERLDLDEILARVAAFGTPLVEVTGGEPLAQKATPELVRRLLDAGHQVLVETGGHHDISLLDPRAHAIVDVKTPGSQMSQHNDLANLDRLRPGDELKFVLCDRADYEFALALVREHKLEDRVPVHFSPVHPGLDPRDLVRWLLEDGLHVRLNLQLHKYVWGPDAKSV